The following are encoded in a window of Thermoproteota archaeon genomic DNA:
- a CDS encoding proteasome assembly chaperone family protein, with translation MNQPRFKIKELRPISVKDGFLVDGFPSAGFASAIASESLINTTGFEVAAIIDSDTFPPVSLIKDGEPNYPTRIFVQNELNVAVFSSYLTLHESLHKQMARFMLSWAKKHGIKYIITSIGVRAPNQSEQIIAAGSTKEARKKIQEVGIHVLQHGTIPGIPGSLLNQGMINGQNVIAVLFNSMEQGPDFKSSAQLCMAISKLVPGASCDISTLNKEAERAEKIIKETDTEAKNLKEGIYQ, from the coding sequence ATGAATCAGCCTAGGTTTAAGATTAAGGAGTTAAGACCCATTAGTGTAAAGGATGGTTTTTTAGTAGATGGGTTCCCCTCGGCAGGATTTGCTAGTGCTATAGCTTCTGAATCATTAATCAATACTACAGGTTTTGAAGTTGCAGCTATAATAGATTCAGATACTTTTCCTCCAGTGAGTTTGATCAAAGATGGAGAGCCTAATTACCCAACACGTATTTTTGTACAAAACGAGCTAAATGTAGCAGTTTTTTCATCATATCTAACATTACATGAATCACTCCACAAGCAGATGGCCAGATTCATGCTTTCGTGGGCAAAGAAGCATGGAATAAAGTACATCATAACTAGCATTGGAGTACGTGCACCAAATCAATCAGAACAAATTATTGCTGCAGGCAGTACTAAGGAGGCAAGAAAAAAGATTCAGGAAGTAGGAATTCATGTTTTACAGCATGGAACAATACCAGGTATTCCAGGATCTTTGCTTAATCAAGGAATGATAAATGGACAAAATGTCATTGCAGTGCTCTTCAATTCAATGGAACAAGGACCAGATTTCAAGTCTAGTGCGCAGTTGTGTATGGCAATTTCAAAACTAGTCCCTGGAGCATCATGCGATATTTCAACTCTGAACAAAGAGGCAGAAAGAGCAGAGAAAATAATTAAAGAAACAGACACTGAGGCTAAAAATCTTAAAGAAGGAATTTATCAATAA
- a CDS encoding GNAT family N-acetyltransferase — protein sequence MTDSHSRAQVIVRTVTHDDIPKIVELQKASFPTMAAEGVYWKPDQLAAHLKVFPEGQFCAEYKGNIVGSCSSLIITLEPEYKEHTWKEACGTSIFENHDPKGDSLYGADVSTHPDYRRLGIATKIYNARKDLAIKLNLRRIIAGGRLFNYCDYAKQFSPEEYVKKVKKHEIKEPVLCFQLRNGFKFIKILPNYMKDPRSLNYATFIEWKNPHFKEKS from the coding sequence ATGACCGATTCTCATTCACGTGCCCAAGTAATTGTTCGAACTGTCACTCACGATGACATTCCAAAAATTGTAGAACTTCAAAAGGCTTCTTTCCCTACAATGGCAGCTGAAGGTGTTTATTGGAAACCTGATCAGCTAGCTGCTCATCTCAAAGTTTTTCCAGAAGGACAGTTCTGTGCAGAGTATAAAGGAAATATTGTGGGCTCTTGCAGTAGTTTGATTATCACACTAGAGCCAGAATACAAAGAACATACTTGGAAAGAAGCTTGCGGGACAAGCATATTTGAAAATCACGATCCCAAAGGAGATTCATTATATGGTGCAGATGTATCAACACATCCTGATTACCGACGACTGGGTATTGCTACAAAGATTTACAATGCAAGAAAAGATCTTGCAATAAAACTAAATCTACGAAGAATAATTGCTGGTGGAAGACTCTTCAATTACTGTGACTATGCAAAACAATTCTCTCCTGAAGAATATGTAAAGAAGGTCAAAAAACACGAAATCAAAGAACCTGTCTTGTGTTTTCAATTGCGAAACGGTTTTAAATTTATCAAAATTCTCCCAAATTACATGAAAGATCCCAGATCATTAAACTATGCAACTTTTATTGAATGGAAAAACCCACACTTTAAGGAAAAATCATGA
- a CDS encoding amidohydrolase gives MIIDCHVHVNQYELLQNVPSLEERLNMLQIEMASNNVDYALILSSYKVNSERPSTKQIIDAIKKYDNLGVVAGVTVDNHTDEEFQLYKQWIKDGLIKGLKIYAGYEHYYPYDERYNRVYDACQEFDIPVMIHTGDTYSPTGKLRYSRPLNLDDVAVEHPDVKIVLCHLGNPWIQDAQEVIYKNKNVYADISGLVVGDFDHYFEKMMKEKVAELINYAGEPKYLMYGTDWPISTMDSYLNFVAKLKIKREYRDLLMYQNAKDLFRIS, from the coding sequence ATGATTATAGACTGCCACGTTCACGTAAATCAGTATGAACTTCTACAAAATGTTCCTTCATTAGAAGAACGACTAAACATGTTGCAAATTGAGATGGCAAGTAACAATGTAGATTATGCACTCATTCTATCATCTTACAAGGTTAATTCTGAACGACCTTCAACTAAACAAATTATTGATGCAATAAAAAAATATGATAATCTAGGAGTGGTAGCTGGAGTTACGGTTGATAATCACACTGATGAAGAATTCCAACTATACAAACAATGGATTAAGGATGGCTTGATAAAAGGACTAAAGATTTACGCAGGATATGAACACTATTATCCTTACGATGAACGATATAACCGAGTCTATGACGCATGTCAAGAATTCGACATTCCAGTAATGATTCATACTGGTGATACTTACTCTCCAACAGGTAAACTTCGATATTCCAGACCTCTCAACTTAGATGATGTTGCAGTAGAACATCCTGACGTTAAGATTGTGTTATGCCATCTTGGAAATCCTTGGATTCAAGATGCACAAGAAGTCATTTACAAAAACAAGAATGTGTATGCAGACATATCTGGACTTGTAGTGGGCGATTTTGATCACTATTTTGAAAAGATGATGAAAGAAAAGGTGGCAGAGCTAATCAACTATGCTGGCGAACCAAAATATTTGATGTATGGAACTGACTGGCCAATTAGCACAATGGATTCATATCTTAATTTTGTCGCAAAATTAAAGATCAAAAGAGAGTATAGAGATCTTTTGATGTATCAAAATGCAAAGGATCTATTTAGAATATCTTAG
- a CDS encoding deoxyhypusine synthase, translated as MIEPGNPVKDIEIKSDSDILQIFDELSKSGGFESTNLSMGLEILTSMISDKKCLKFVSFVGAIVSTGLRGIIKDMLKNKWFDVAITTCGALDHDIARHYSNYKEGSFTMDDNELANQNIHRLGNVLVPMESYGPLIEEKMQKFLEEEYKSGVKEMSTADITRMIGKHLGEDSFLHWAYKNNIPVVVPGIMDGAVGSQIWLFSQKHSDFKLNLVADADLLSGLIFKAEKSGSLMLGGGISKHHTLWWNQYREGLDYALYITTAQEFDGSLSGALVREAISWGKVTQKAMQSTLHAEVTTILPFLYAALLAKLK; from the coding sequence ATGATTGAACCAGGTAATCCAGTCAAGGACATAGAAATTAAATCAGACTCGGACATTCTACAAATCTTTGATGAATTATCAAAGTCAGGAGGTTTTGAATCGACGAATCTTTCTATGGGTTTGGAAATTTTAACTTCAATGATTTCAGATAAAAAATGCCTAAAGTTTGTTTCATTTGTAGGGGCTATTGTATCTACAGGATTACGAGGCATAATCAAAGATATGCTCAAAAACAAATGGTTTGATGTTGCAATTACAACGTGTGGGGCACTTGATCATGATATTGCCAGGCATTATTCTAACTACAAAGAAGGATCATTTACTATGGACGATAATGAATTAGCAAATCAGAATATTCACAGATTAGGAAATGTGTTGGTTCCAATGGAGAGTTATGGTCCACTTATAGAAGAAAAAATGCAAAAATTTCTGGAAGAAGAATACAAGTCAGGAGTAAAGGAAATGTCCACTGCAGACATTACAAGAATGATTGGTAAACATTTGGGTGAGGATTCATTTTTGCATTGGGCATACAAGAATAACATCCCAGTTGTTGTTCCCGGAATTATGGATGGAGCAGTCGGCAGTCAAATTTGGTTATTTTCTCAAAAACATTCAGATTTTAAATTAAATCTTGTTGCAGATGCAGATTTACTATCAGGATTAATCTTCAAGGCAGAAAAATCTGGCTCACTCATGCTAGGAGGGGGGATTTCTAAACACCATACATTGTGGTGGAATCAGTATAGAGAAGGATTAGACTATGCACTATACATTACAACGGCACAAGAATTTGATGGTAGTTTAAGTGGAGCGCTAGTCAGAGAAGCGATTTCATGGGGAAAGGTTACGCAAAAAGCTATGCAATCTACATTACATGCAGAAGTAACAACCATTCTTCCGTTCTTATATGCGGCATTGCTTGCGAAATTAAAATAA
- a CDS encoding myo-inositol-1-phosphate synthase: MVEKIKVGLVGIGNCFSGLIQGIEYYRQNPSQQVIGIIHEKLAGYGIHDIEFVVGFDVGENKIGKTINEAIYEYPNMVTWIPKENMPKTNAKVFESPILDGVGLWVENRIKPIKSNKTDEQLAEEIKKQIKESGAEILVSYLPVGSDKVTQFWAQMCLDTGTAFVNCIPSFICSDETWGKKFAEKGIPVIGDDIKGQVGATIVHRTLARLCNDRGTKIEKTYQINVGGNTDFLNMKEQDRLVSKKISKTESVQSQLDERLDDDQIYVGPSDFIPFLGNTKLMFMRIEGRQWANIPYNMEVRLEVDDKANSAGIVIDAIRLAKIALDRGIGGPIYPASAYLMKHPPKQMTDPQAKASCEEFVSGKSN; the protein is encoded by the coding sequence ATGGTTGAAAAGATCAAAGTAGGTCTTGTGGGAATTGGAAATTGTTTTTCGGGTTTAATACAAGGAATTGAATACTATAGACAAAACCCCTCTCAGCAAGTAATAGGAATTATTCATGAAAAATTAGCAGGTTATGGAATTCATGATATTGAATTTGTAGTTGGATTTGATGTTGGAGAAAATAAAATTGGAAAAACAATCAATGAAGCAATTTACGAATATCCAAACATGGTTACCTGGATTCCAAAAGAGAATATGCCAAAAACAAATGCCAAGGTCTTTGAGAGTCCAATCTTAGATGGTGTAGGATTATGGGTTGAAAATAGAATTAAACCAATTAAGAGTAACAAAACAGATGAACAACTGGCAGAAGAGATAAAAAAACAAATTAAAGAATCTGGGGCAGAAATTCTTGTCTCATATCTTCCTGTAGGATCAGATAAAGTTACACAGTTTTGGGCACAGATGTGCCTTGATACTGGCACTGCATTTGTTAATTGTATACCCTCTTTCATTTGTTCAGATGAAACTTGGGGTAAAAAATTTGCAGAAAAAGGAATTCCAGTAATTGGTGATGATATTAAAGGGCAAGTAGGTGCAACAATAGTTCATCGAACTCTTGCTAGATTGTGTAATGATCGTGGAACTAAGATTGAGAAGACATATCAAATCAATGTTGGAGGAAATACTGACTTTTTGAATATGAAAGAACAAGACCGACTTGTCAGCAAAAAGATTTCTAAAACTGAAAGTGTCCAAAGTCAATTAGATGAAAGATTAGACGATGACCAAATTTACGTTGGACCTTCTGATTTTATACCCTTCTTAGGAAATACCAAACTCATGTTTATGAGAATTGAAGGAAGGCAATGGGCAAATATTCCATATAACATGGAAGTTAGGCTTGAGGTTGATGACAAGGCAAACTCTGCAGGTATTGTCATTGATGCCATCCGTTTAGCAAAGATTGCACTTGACAGAGGTATTGGCGGTCCTATCTATCCTGCCAGCGCATATTTGATGAAACATCCTCCAAAACAAATGACTGATCCACAAGCAAAGGCTTCATGCGAAGAATTTGTTTCAGGAAAATCTAACTAA
- a CDS encoding carbon-nitrogen hydrolase family protein, which yields MVKLGIIQTGQISSNSAGICKIVQILLRLGKKETDIVCLPEQWLKNNNINDFEKEFLEFQRIAKDYSMTIIPGAFYEKIKNKLIISAPVIDPKGEIIGKQEKIHPFDYERRLIRPGDRAKIFKTSCKFGIVICYDMVFPKVVNSLARKGAEVIFSPSRIVKRGITPWHLYVQTRALENRIPIVAANVLNQKFGGKSIIVDLHEKSQVYLPKNKILNKPNSSVTQEFTLSKHKKSRASRFSDENKFS from the coding sequence ATGGTAAAATTAGGAATAATTCAGACTGGTCAGATTTCTTCCAATTCAGCAGGAATTTGTAAAATAGTACAGATCCTTTTACGGTTGGGAAAGAAAGAGACTGATATTGTATGCCTTCCTGAACAGTGGTTAAAAAATAACAACATTAATGATTTTGAGAAGGAATTTTTAGAATTTCAAAGGATCGCAAAAGATTACTCTATGACTATTATTCCTGGAGCGTTTTATGAAAAAATTAAAAACAAACTCATCATCTCTGCACCAGTAATCGATCCTAAAGGGGAGATTATTGGAAAACAAGAAAAAATTCACCCTTTTGATTATGAAAGACGTCTGATAAGACCCGGAGATAGAGCAAAAATTTTCAAAACCAGTTGTAAGTTTGGCATTGTAATCTGCTACGACATGGTGTTTCCTAAGGTAGTAAACTCATTGGCAAGAAAGGGCGCAGAAGTTATCTTCTCACCAAGCAGGATTGTTAAAAGAGGAATAACTCCTTGGCATCTTTATGTTCAGACTAGGGCTTTGGAGAATCGAATTCCAATCGTTGCGGCTAATGTTTTGAACCAAAAATTTGGCGGAAAGAGTATAATTGTAGATCTTCATGAAAAGTCACAAGTATACTTACCAAAGAACAAAATTTTGAATAAACCAAATTCATCAGTTACTCAGGAGTTTACTCTCTCAAAACATAAGAAAAGCAGAGCATCAAGATTTTCTGATGAAAATAAGTTTAGTTAG
- a CDS encoding chromosome segregation protein SMC: MVHIKKVEIFGFKSFGFKNTIVDFQPGLVSISGPNGSGKSNILDAIIFAMGENRPKTMRVDKLRSLMHDIEGNRRGPKMARASVHFDNTDRKIPVDSDNVEITREMDDKGENNYYLNKKKTNRTQILDLLDVANAGLNQLNAVQQGTVTRISEFTPEEKRQAIENLIGLSYFDEKKAESQKQLEEADRRLEIALARMDEIKKRIDELEEERNLKMRYDFLERELNRLNAISAANKMRTVKSEKLTKEKSFNEISAEVTKLSEEREIIRKEIQELDEKKLKFMDEVNAYNQAKATIDTELSDAMQQFEETNSGIVTAQKRIQQIDSHIPEIKQEIQEIHQKQDSIKTETNELSDSISQTNTEKQKLEADILQLDAQRNKVLQEQSHVTAKKVEVDRKIKDLREKLNSAKLALSQVESEIQDIDNKIVTNNNKKATYEVESQKLSGLKNKLESVQANHQASITELKSRISQLISKREKFEKDIEDLSLILDKSSNAAAQYEAKIKVVKSVMHEDYSIAKLKEESDKLGIEGLVYEMITWDKQYERAVLAAGTDWIKAIVVKDFATLLSLAEVARDKKLPKLKIIPLDAIPNFKLDLPQDKGIIGILSDYVKCDSQYSALKTFLFGNVILTDSRSSAYRISKAGYKAVTVEGEFFESKSSAVIVDINSKISKLTKIISMSTSVDGLLSSISLLKRYIQKKKTSLKKLDDTIENHRERLSTSETGLATTKQSLNDLIWKLNGTSQMSVQLGTRNADLEQKKSSLKTEIVQKESYVSSLEERIEMVQENYAEGEQTRIANELSRLNERKASLDSKMTSIMAEFREKSSKLASLNAQESKEESTIRNLNDEILTLESEKQDLTSRIANLEQEKVAKNESLIKLREKEQELISTSGTSVSQLKEYDDKLKELNDRDRSLTKDINSYERQTDSLSRDLRDLTESETKLNKLLETFGFDESISTFDVEPLLIALSSEQRSLTALNAKAPETYIEVSDGYRSMSTRKNSLEQERNSIVKFIEEIEKDKRQTFLDAFDKVDKEIRHIFTKMTGGNAWLELQNEDDIFNSGISYLIQFPNKPKRESTSISGGEKTLAAIVFVLALQKLKPSPFYLFDEVDAHLDAPNSERLSKILEERSKESQFIMVSLKDSVVQKAQLIYGVYPKNGVSQVVTYKDKRLPSMAKT, from the coding sequence TTGGTTCATATCAAAAAAGTAGAGATCTTTGGATTCAAATCATTTGGTTTTAAAAACACTATTGTAGATTTTCAGCCTGGACTAGTATCGATCTCTGGACCAAACGGATCAGGTAAGAGCAACATCCTAGATGCAATAATTTTTGCAATGGGTGAAAATCGTCCTAAAACAATGCGAGTTGACAAATTAAGATCTTTAATGCATGATATTGAAGGAAATCGACGTGGACCAAAAATGGCACGAGCAAGTGTTCACTTTGATAACACTGATCGCAAAATACCCGTAGATTCTGATAATGTCGAAATCACAAGAGAGATGGATGATAAAGGTGAAAATAATTATTATCTAAATAAGAAAAAAACAAACAGAACTCAAATTTTAGATCTTTTAGATGTCGCAAATGCTGGATTAAACCAATTAAACGCAGTCCAACAAGGAACCGTAACAAGAATATCTGAATTTACCCCAGAAGAAAAAAGACAAGCCATTGAAAACTTAATCGGTTTGTCATATTTTGATGAAAAGAAAGCAGAATCTCAAAAACAACTAGAAGAAGCAGACAGACGTCTCGAAATTGCTCTTGCCAGAATGGATGAAATTAAAAAACGAATTGACGAGCTTGAAGAAGAAAGAAATCTCAAAATGCGTTATGATTTTCTAGAGCGAGAGCTGAATCGACTAAACGCAATATCGGCTGCAAACAAAATGAGAACAGTCAAATCTGAAAAACTAACCAAAGAAAAATCATTTAATGAGATTTCTGCCGAAGTAACTAAACTATCTGAAGAGCGGGAAATTATTCGAAAAGAGATTCAAGAACTTGATGAGAAGAAACTAAAATTCATGGATGAAGTTAATGCATACAATCAGGCCAAAGCCACAATTGATACTGAACTAAGTGACGCAATGCAGCAGTTTGAGGAGACAAATAGCGGAATAGTTACTGCCCAAAAACGAATTCAGCAAATCGATTCTCATATTCCTGAGATAAAGCAGGAAATCCAAGAAATTCACCAAAAACAGGATTCTATTAAGACCGAAACCAATGAACTATCTGATTCTATTAGCCAAACTAACACTGAAAAGCAAAAACTCGAGGCTGACATACTTCAGCTTGATGCGCAACGAAACAAAGTTCTCCAAGAACAATCTCATGTTACTGCAAAAAAAGTTGAAGTAGATAGAAAAATTAAAGATCTTAGGGAAAAACTAAACTCTGCAAAGCTTGCCCTATCCCAAGTAGAATCTGAAATTCAGGATATTGATAACAAAATTGTAACAAATAATAACAAAAAAGCAACTTATGAAGTTGAATCACAAAAACTTTCTGGACTAAAAAACAAATTAGAATCAGTACAAGCAAATCATCAAGCATCAATTACCGAACTAAAATCTCGAATATCTCAATTAATATCAAAACGAGAAAAATTTGAAAAAGATATTGAAGATTTATCATTAATCTTAGACAAGTCAAGTAATGCTGCAGCACAATATGAAGCAAAGATCAAAGTTGTCAAAAGTGTAATGCATGAAGATTACTCAATTGCAAAATTAAAAGAAGAATCTGACAAGTTGGGCATTGAGGGTCTTGTATACGAAATGATTACTTGGGATAAACAATATGAGCGTGCAGTCTTAGCTGCCGGTACTGATTGGATTAAAGCTATAGTTGTAAAAGACTTTGCAACTCTTCTTAGCCTTGCGGAAGTAGCACGTGATAAAAAACTACCAAAGTTAAAAATTATTCCACTAGATGCAATTCCAAACTTTAAACTTGATTTACCCCAAGACAAAGGAATCATTGGAATATTATCTGATTATGTGAAATGTGACTCTCAATATTCTGCATTAAAGACATTTTTGTTTGGTAATGTTATTTTGACTGACTCTAGATCCTCTGCATACCGAATATCAAAGGCCGGTTACAAAGCTGTTACGGTAGAAGGTGAATTCTTTGAGTCAAAATCAAGTGCAGTAATTGTTGATATTAATTCAAAAATTTCCAAACTCACAAAAATTATTTCCATGAGTACTTCTGTTGATGGCCTACTTAGCTCAATCAGTCTTCTCAAACGATACATCCAGAAAAAGAAGACCTCATTGAAAAAACTTGATGATACTATAGAAAATCATAGGGAGCGACTTTCCACATCTGAAACCGGTTTGGCTACAACAAAACAAAGTTTGAATGACTTAATCTGGAAACTAAATGGTACCTCCCAAATGAGTGTGCAATTAGGCACAAGAAACGCTGATTTGGAACAGAAAAAATCAAGCCTGAAAACAGAGATCGTCCAAAAAGAGTCCTATGTATCCTCTTTGGAGGAGCGCATTGAGATGGTTCAGGAGAACTATGCTGAAGGCGAGCAAACAAGGATTGCAAATGAGCTTTCCAGACTAAATGAGAGAAAAGCATCTCTTGATTCAAAAATGACTAGCATAATGGCTGAATTTAGAGAAAAATCATCAAAGCTTGCATCCCTTAATGCTCAAGAATCAAAAGAAGAGAGCACAATACGTAACCTTAACGATGAAATTTTAACATTGGAATCTGAAAAACAAGATTTAACATCACGAATTGCAAATCTTGAACAAGAGAAAGTTGCAAAAAATGAATCCTTAATCAAACTAAGAGAAAAAGAACAAGAATTAATTTCTACTTCTGGAACGTCTGTATCTCAACTAAAAGAATATGATGATAAATTAAAAGAACTAAACGATCGTGACCGTTCATTGACAAAAGACATCAACTCATATGAACGACAAACTGATTCTCTATCTCGTGATCTACGTGACCTAACCGAAAGTGAAACCAAACTCAATAAATTATTAGAGACATTTGGTTTTGATGAGAGTATCTCAACATTTGATGTAGAACCTCTACTCATAGCATTGTCTTCGGAACAAAGATCATTAACAGCATTAAATGCAAAAGCACCTGAAACATACATTGAAGTATCTGATGGATACCGTTCAATGTCTACTAGAAAGAATTCCTTAGAACAAGAACGTAACTCCATTGTAAAATTCATTGAAGAAATTGAAAAAGACAAAAGACAAACCTTCCTTGATGCCTTTGATAAGGTGGATAAGGAAATACGTCACATATTTACAAAAATGACTGGAGGAAATGCTTGGTTAGAATTACAAAATGAGGATGACATATTTAATTCTGGAATTTCTTACCTTATCCAATTCCCCAATAAGCCAAAACGTGAATCAACATCAATCAGTGGTGGTGAAAAAACACTTGCTGCAATTGTATTTGTTTTGGCATTACAAAAACTAAAGCCTTCTCCGTTCTATCTCTTTGATGAAGTTGATGCACATCTTGATGCTCCAAACTCAGAAAGACTCTCTAAAATTTTAGAAGAGCGTTCCAAAGAAAGTCAATTCATTATGGTGTCTTTGAAAGACTCTGTTGTACAAAAGGCTCAACTAATCTATGGTGTTTATCCAAAGAATGGTGTTTCTCAAGTGGTAACTTACAAAGACAAACGATTGCCATCAATGGCTAAAACCTAG
- a CDS encoding ABC transporter ATP-binding protein: MSYILQVENLKKYFTKKSIFISKSSTVHAVDNVSFEVKKGEVFVLAGESGSGKTTIAKLILKSIQPDEGNVILQSQKITDEQKSINEIRMQCQMIHQDPYDSINPRMKILDIISEPLEIHNFGTKKEIEARVLQVLKEVRLEPAENIVNKYPHMLSGGQRQRIVLARALALKPKILIADEPVSMLDVSIRAEMLELMEELKKKYEITFIYITHDLATAKYFGDTIAILYLGQIVEQGPIKEVLLNPKHPYTQALIDAISEPDPENLHKEKKIRINEPVANVEQYHGCRFRSRCPYAIEKCKDEPKLESKFGRKVACFVEI, encoded by the coding sequence TTGAGTTACATATTACAAGTTGAAAATTTAAAAAAATATTTTACCAAAAAGAGTATTTTTATTTCAAAGTCATCTACGGTACACGCAGTAGATAACGTTTCATTTGAAGTAAAAAAAGGAGAAGTCTTTGTGCTAGCAGGAGAATCAGGTTCCGGAAAAACAACAATTGCAAAATTAATTCTTAAATCAATTCAACCAGATGAAGGAAATGTCATCTTACAATCACAGAAAATCACTGATGAGCAAAAAAGTATCAATGAAATACGAATGCAATGTCAAATGATCCATCAGGACCCATATGACTCAATAAATCCGAGAATGAAAATTTTAGATATCATATCAGAACCATTAGAGATACATAATTTTGGAACCAAAAAAGAGATTGAAGCAAGGGTGCTACAAGTTTTAAAAGAAGTCAGATTGGAACCTGCTGAAAATATTGTCAATAAATATCCCCATATGTTATCAGGTGGGCAAAGACAAAGAATTGTTTTAGCAAGGGCTTTGGCATTAAAGCCCAAGATTTTGATTGCAGATGAACCTGTATCTATGTTGGATGTTTCCATCAGAGCAGAAATGTTAGAGCTAATGGAGGAACTCAAGAAAAAATATGAGATTACATTTATCTACATTACACATGATTTAGCAACGGCAAAATATTTTGGAGATACAATTGCAATTTTGTATTTGGGGCAAATTGTTGAGCAAGGTCCAATCAAAGAAGTTCTTTTGAATCCAAAACATCCGTACACTCAAGCATTAATTGATGCAATATCAGAACCAGATCCAGAAAACCTTCACAAAGAGAAAAAAATTCGCATCAATGAACCAGTTGCGAATGTTGAGCAATATCACGGATGCAGATTTCGTTCAAGATGCCCCTATGCAATCGAAAAATGCAAGGATGAACCAAAATTAGAATCAAAATTTGGTCGCAAAGTCGCCTGTTTTGTTGAAATCTAG
- the egtD gene encoding L-histidine N(alpha)-methyltransferase, which produces MHSKTILQELGYNLHEVNPRLHYFKPNTSKTEKTFAEEISYSLTQNSKFIHPKFFYDQTGSRLFEQICHLPEYYLTRTEISILKFLKNELPQFLDKSYRLVELGSGSSTKTKLLLDILHDLQERVEYFPIDISDILKEGSQSLLESYENLHITGVIDTYEGGLKFIKSFDNTPNLVAFLGSSFGNFEYDDSIRFLHDVNSTMKQSDLFLAGIDLVKDKKILEDAYNDSRGVTAQFNLNVLQRINNELDANFDIDKFYHKAEFNEKENRIEMYLRSKEVQSVNIPKANLSIDFVKDELIHTEHSHKYTVSQIENMMDETNFEIKKIWQDPYQNYSMILASKIF; this is translated from the coding sequence TTGCACTCAAAAACAATATTACAAGAATTAGGATACAACCTACATGAGGTCAATCCTAGATTACATTATTTTAAGCCAAATACATCAAAAACAGAAAAAACATTTGCTGAAGAGATTTCATACAGTTTAACCCAAAATTCCAAATTTATTCATCCAAAATTCTTCTATGATCAAACCGGCTCGCGCCTCTTTGAACAAATTTGCCACCTACCGGAGTACTATTTAACCCGAACCGAGATTTCAATCTTAAAATTTCTTAAAAATGAACTACCTCAGTTTTTAGATAAATCCTATAGGTTAGTTGAATTAGGTAGTGGCTCATCCACCAAAACAAAACTATTGTTGGACATTTTGCATGATTTACAAGAGCGTGTAGAATATTTTCCAATAGACATATCTGATATTCTCAAAGAAGGTTCTCAATCTTTATTGGAATCATATGAAAATTTACACATTACTGGAGTAATTGACACATACGAGGGTGGCCTAAAGTTTATCAAATCATTTGATAATACTCCAAATCTAGTTGCATTCTTGGGTTCTAGTTTTGGAAATTTTGAATATGATGATAGTATAAGATTTCTTCATGACGTAAATTCTACAATGAAGCAATCCGATTTGTTTTTAGCTGGTATTGATCTTGTCAAGGATAAAAAAATACTTGAAGATGCGTATAATGATTCACGTGGGGTTACTGCACAATTCAACCTCAATGTTTTACAAAGAATTAACAATGAACTTGATGCAAATTTTGATATTGACAAGTTTTATCACAAGGCTGAGTTCAATGAGAAAGAAAATCGAATTGAAATGTATCTTCGCTCAAAAGAAGTACAATCTGTAAATATTCCTAAAGCAAATTTGAGTATAGATTTTGTTAAAGATGAGTTAATTCACACTGAACACTCTCACAAATACACTGTATCTCAAATTGAAAACATGATGGATGAAACAAATTTTGAAATTAAAAAAATATGGCAAGATCCTTACCAAAATTATTCTATGATTCTTGCATCAAAGATTTTCTAA